From a single Helicoverpa armigera isolate CAAS_96S chromosome 7, ASM3070526v1, whole genome shotgun sequence genomic region:
- the Sxc gene encoding UDP-N-acetylglucosamine--peptide N-acetylglucosaminyltransferase 110 kDa subunit isoform X1, with protein MITKMQSQANVAVPQSVTTQPQSQQIVGVGVPANAVILKMSDIQQISTVGLLELAHREYQAGDYESAELHCMQLWRQDATNTGVLLLLSSIHFQCRRLDKSAQFSSLAIKQNPLLAEAYSNLGNVFKERGQLQEALENYRHAVRLKPDFIDGYINLAAALVAAGDMEQAVQAYVTALQYNPDLYCVRSDLGNLLKALGRLDEAKACYLKAIETRPDFAVAWSNLGCVFNAQSEIWLAIHHFEKAVALDPNFLDAYINLGNVLKEARIFDRAVAAYLRALNLSPNNAVVHGNLACVYYEQGLIDLAIDTYRRAIELQPNFPDAYCNLANALKEKGQVADAEECYNTALRLCPSHADSLNNLANIKREQGYIEEATRLYLKALEVFPEFAAAHSNLASVLQQQGKLTEALMHYKEAIRIQPTFADAYSNMGNTLKEMQDVAGALQCYTRAIQINPAFADAHSNLASIHKDSGNIPEAIQSYRTALKLKPDFPDAYCNLAHCLQIVCDWTDYESRMKKLVSIVAEQLEKNRLPSVHPHHSMLYPLTHEYRKAIAARHANLCLEKVQVLHKPPFKFPRELQGRLRIGYVSSDFGNHPTSHLMQSVPGLHDRAKVEIFCYALSPDDGTTFRSKIAREAEHFIDLSQVQCNGKAADKIYGDGIHILVNMNGYTKGARNEIFALRPAPVQVMWLGYPGTSGASYMDYLITDGVTSPVELASQYSEKMAYMPHTYFVGDHKQMFPHLQERLILSDKVKSHNNLGSVADNVAVINATDLSPLVETTDIKEIKEIVRAARPVEISLKVAELPTTTPIETMIASGQVQTSVNGVILQNGLATTQTNNKAATGEEVPQSIVITTRQQYGLPDDAVVYCNFNQLYKIDPLTLHMWVYILKNVPNSVLWLLRFPAVGEPNLQNTAQQLGLPPGRIIFSNVAAKEEHVRRGQLADVCLDTPLCNGHTTSMDILWTGTPVVTLPGETLASRVAASQLNTLGCPELIARTRIEYQDIAVRLGTDREYLKAIRAKVWAARTESPLFDCKAYATGLEMLYNKMWQRYARGDRPDHIKADK; from the exons ATGATAACCAAAATGCAATCACAAGCGAATGTCGCCGTGCCACA ATCTGTCACGACACAACCACAGTCACAGCAAATTGTTGGTGTTGGAGTTCCAGCAAATGCAGTGATATTAAAAATGTCAGATATACAACAGATATCTACAGTCG GTCTATTGGAACTGGCCCACCGAGAGTACCAAGCCGGTGACTATGAGAGTGCAGAGCTACACTGCATGCAGCTATGGAGACAAGACGCTACGAACACTGGTGTGCTCCTTCTGCTGTCTTCTATCCACTTCCAGTGTAGAAGATTGGATAAATCTGCCCAGTTCTCTTCGCTGGCGATCAAACAAAACCCTCTATTGGCTGAGGCATACAG CAACCTGGGCAACGTTTTCAAAGAGCGTGGTCAGCTGCAAGAGGCGCTAGAGAACTACAGACATGCCGTCAGATTGAAGCCGGACTTCATCGATGGCTACATCAACCTCGCGGCCGCCCTCGTGGCCGCCGGAGACATGGAGCAAGCTGTTCAGGCTTACGTCACTGCCCTACAGTATAATCCT GATCTGTACTGCGTTCGGAGTGACTTGGGCAATTTGCTCAAAGCACTTGGACGTTTGGACGAGGCaaag GCTTGTTACTTGAAGGCAATAGAAACGAGGCCAGACTTTGCAGTAGCATGGAGTAACTTGGGATGCGTGTTTAACGCACAGAGCGAAATCTGGCTGGCCATTCACCACTTTGAGAAGGCCGTTGCACTAGATCCCAATTTCTTGGACGCTTACATTAATTTGGGAAATGTTCTCAAAGAAGCCAGAATTTTCGACAG GGCCGTTGCGGCGTATCTTCGTGCGTTGAATTTATCGCCAAATAATGCTGTGGTTCACGGCAATTTGGCGTGCGTTTACTATGAACAAGGACTGATTGACTTGGCAATTGACACGTATAGACGAGCCATTGAATTGCAACCGAACTTCCCTGACGCATATTGTAATTTAGCGAATGCACTAAAAGAGAAAGGACAAGTCGCCGATGCCGAAGAGTGTTACAACACAGCTCTAAGACTATGTCCCTCGCACGCCGACTCACTCAACAACTTGGCGAACATTAAACGTGAACAGGGATACATCGAGGAAGCGACTCGTTTGTACTTGAAAGCTTTGGAAGTATTCCCCGAATTTGCTGCAGCTCACAGCAATTTGGCTTCAGTTCTACAACAACAGGGCAAGCTAACTGAGGCTCTCATGCATTACAAAGAGGCGATACGAATTCAACCAACTTTCGCTGATGCGTACAGTAATATGGGCAATACGCTCAAAGAGATGCAGGATGTAGCGGGCGCACTGCAGTGTTACACCAGAGCTATTCAGATAAATCCTGCATTTGCTGACGCTCACAGCAATCTTGCTAGCATTCACAAAGACTCTGGGAACATTCCCGAAGCTATCCAGTCTTATAGGACGGCTTTGAAATTGAAACCAGATTTCCCCGATGCGTATTGCAATTTGGCTCATTGCTTGCAAATCGTGTGCGATTGGACCGACTACGAGTCGAGAATGAAGAAGCTTGTCAGTATTGTGGCCGAGCAACTCGAAAAGAACAGACTGCCATCTGTACATCCTCACCATTCTATGTTGTATCCTCTCACGCATGAATACAGAAAGGCTATCGCAGCCCGACATGCTAACCTTTGTCTTGAAAAAGTACAAGTTCTGCACAAACCACCATTCAAGTTCCCTCGTGAGTTGCAAGGACGACTCCGTATCGGTTACGTGAGCAGTGACTTTGGTAACCACCCGACCTCTCACTTGATGCAGTCGGTACCTGGTCTGCACGACCGCGCTAAGGTAGAAATCTTCTGCTACGCCCTGAGCCCTGATGACGGCACCACATTCCGATCTAAGATCGCCCGAGAGGCTGAACATTTTATTGACTTATCTCAAGTCCAATGTAACGGCAAAGCTGCCGATAAAATCTACGGCGACGGTATTCACATTCTCGTCAATATGAACGGCTACACAAAAGGAGCGCGGAACGAGATATTTGCGTTGCGGCCGGCCCCCGTACAAGTTATGTGGCTCGGATATCCCGGAACTAGTGGGGCTAGCTATATGGACTATTTAATCACGGATGGAGTGACGTCACCCGTGGAACTGGCGAGCCAATACAGCGAGAAAATGGCTTACATGCCGCACACGTACTTCGTGGGCGATCACAAGCAAATGTTCCCGCACTTGCAGGAACGACTCATTCTCAGCGACAAAGTGAAATCTCATAACAATTTAGGAAGCGTAGCCGACAATGTGGCGGTTATCAATGCTACGGATTTATCTCCTCTGGTGGAGACTACAGACATTAAAGAGATTAAAGAAATCGTACGAGCCGCTCGACCTGTTGAAATATCTTTGAAAGTAGCGGAACTGCCAACCACCACGCCTATTGAGACCATGATTGCTTCAGGACAAGTGCAg ACATCAGTAAACGGAGTGATTCTTCAGAACGGCTTAGCGACCACACAGACGAACAACAAGGCAGCAACTGGCGAGGAAGTGCCACAGTCTATCGTTATAACTACCCGCCAACAGTACGGACTTCCCGACGACGCAGTAGTGTACTGCAACTTCAACCAACTGTATAAGATCGACCCCTTGACACTGCATATGTGGGTGTATATACTGAAGAATGTGCCCAACAGTGTGTTGTGGCTACTACGCTTCCCCGCTGTTGGAGAACCCAATCTTCAGAATACTGCTCAACAATTAG GTCTGCCTCCTGGCCGCATTATCTTCTCAAACGTGGCTGCTAAAGAGGAGCATGTACGTCGCGGGCAGCTGGCCGATGTATGTCTGGACACGCCACTGTGTAACGGCCATACGACCAGCATGGACATTTTGTGGACTGGCACGCCTGTTGTCACGCTGCCTGGGGAGACGCTGGCTTCcag AGTGGCAGCATCTCAGTTGAACACACTTGGTTGTCCCGAGTTGATCGCGAGAACGAGGATAGAATATCAAGACATAGCTGTAAGACTAGGAACCGATAGGGAATA TTTAAAAGCAATCCGCGCTAAGGTTTGGGCCGCCCGCACCGAGAGTCCGCTGTTCGACTGCAAGGCGTACGCCACCGGCTTAGAAATGTTATACAATAAGATGTGGCAGAGGTACGCGCGAGGCGACCGCCCCGACCACATAAAGGCCGACAAATAG
- the LOC110370282 gene encoding uncharacterized protein LOC110370282, translated as MDDCCNKKYNNGLFNSSSYIIHKKKDPNDGKEAKDPFSSHPLGGSIQAKRIEEISLYSPRQVTALKKSVGSLKNQATSARITTPIRTCLEPYCQVKLDSLNELKDSTKKLLYLLEDIQSKTYSKDLPPQDFTEVLLVKPDGMKWPSVNDDNVDPALKKLEAQTKTLNSIYIEDDDDDCSIFKRLTRKCHCLNQQEYNDFIIHFNEDTKYFTSTIGEIIKNMRILKKFLYMGGRYTQNALTFLNEGLADSGYVEKVEITQGCSHADVCNVFEDHSIVIMCISWPFKLEYYGDSMTQSLAASFISKLAQMEEGRRYLKFTSRITNDIKKVLRKKGSRLDMDTVESLNAALNVLHPPMTQNSSYLKHTDEAYGAENIKALKHYRQYMTLDEIFTHLDLLHNLSIEDHGKKYMTSVLPSLLILFKQMLKEYDNSEMNIIVTDILNNIVSTNMLKPKENTWPRTVTVAHTATESIKMRNEMVQMPPPPPSHKKSHTKKASNKSKSHVGPTKFRQASRRKVSEYENPIFLNRSRKFTKDGNTHIIVVPIENK; from the exons ATGGATGactgctgcaataaaaaatataacaatggaTTGTTCAATTCATCGAGCTATATTATTCACAAAAAGAAAGACCCAAATGATGGCAAAGAAGCAAAGGATCCTTTCAGCAGTCATCCATTGGGTGGAAGTATCCAAGCGAAGAGGATTGAAGAGATAAGTTTATATTCACCACGGCAGGTGACAGCGTTAAAGAAAAGCGTGGGGTCACTAAAGAACCAAGCCACCAGCGCTAGAATAACTACCCCGATAAGAACGTGTCTTGAACCTTATTGTCAAGTCAAGTTG gattCGTTGAACGAGCTTAAAGATAGCACAAAAAAGTTATTATACCTTCTAGAAGACATACAGTCAAAGACTTATTCAAAAGATCTTCCTCCCCAGGACTTCACCGAAGTCTTACTTGTAAAGCCGGATggt ATGAAATGGCCGTCAGTAAACGATGACAACGTAGATCCAGCACTGAAGAAATTGGAAGCCCAAACGAAAACTTTGAATAGTATTTACATAGAG gatgatgatgacgattgtTCAATATTCAAAAGGCTTACAAGAAAGTGCCACTGTTTAAACCAACAGGAATATAATGACTTTATAATACATTTCAACGAAGACACGAAATACTTCACAAGCACCAttggagaaattattaaaaatatgcgCATACTGAAGAAGTTTTTGTATATGGGTGGCAGATACACACAAAATGCACTGACATTTTTGAATGAG GGTTTGGCAGATTCAGGATATGTGGAGAAGGTAGAAATAACGCAGGGTTGTTCTCATGCTGACGTGTGTAATGTTTTCGAAGACCATTCCATTGTCATTATGTGTATTTCTTGGCCATTCAAGTTAGAATACTACGGAGATAGTATGACACAG agttTAGCAGCATCATTTATATCCAAATTGGCGCAAATGGAGGAGGGTCGTCGATACTTGAAATTCACATCAAGAATAACAAATgatataaaaaaggttttacgaAAGAAAGGGTCTAGGTTAGACATGGATACTGTTGAATCTTTAAACGCCGCATTAAATGTGCTGCATCCACCAATGACACAAAATTCATCATACTTGAAGCATACTGATGAAG CGTATGGAGCCGAAAATATAAAAGCTTTAAAGCATTATAGGCAGTATATGACATTAGATGAAATTTTTACACATTTAGACTTACTACACAACCTAAGTATAGAAGATCatggcaaaaaatatatgacatcAGTCTTGCCTTCCTTGctgattttgtttaaacaaatgcTGAAAGAGTATGACAATAGTGAAATGAATATAATAGTAACGGACATCCTCAATAACATTGTCTCTACTAACATGCTAAAACCAAAAGAAAACACTTGGCCTCGAACAGTGACAGTGGCACACACTGCAACAGAG tCTATTAAAATGAGGAATGAGATGGTTCAAATGCCCCCACCACCTCCATCACATAAAAAAAGTCATACAAAGAAGGCAAGCAACAAATCAAAAAGTCATGTGGGACCTACCAAATTCCGCCAAGCATCAAGACGTAAAG TTTCAGAATATGAAAATCCAATTTTCCTAAACCGATCAAGAAAGTTTACCAAAG ACGGAAATACACACATCATAGTTGTTCCaatcgaaaataaataa
- the Sxc gene encoding UDP-N-acetylglucosamine--peptide N-acetylglucosaminyltransferase 110 kDa subunit isoform X2 — MTPCLLQACYLKAIETRPDFAVAWSNLGCVFNAQSEIWLAIHHFEKAVALDPNFLDAYINLGNVLKEARIFDRAVAAYLRALNLSPNNAVVHGNLACVYYEQGLIDLAIDTYRRAIELQPNFPDAYCNLANALKEKGQVADAEECYNTALRLCPSHADSLNNLANIKREQGYIEEATRLYLKALEVFPEFAAAHSNLASVLQQQGKLTEALMHYKEAIRIQPTFADAYSNMGNTLKEMQDVAGALQCYTRAIQINPAFADAHSNLASIHKDSGNIPEAIQSYRTALKLKPDFPDAYCNLAHCLQIVCDWTDYESRMKKLVSIVAEQLEKNRLPSVHPHHSMLYPLTHEYRKAIAARHANLCLEKVQVLHKPPFKFPRELQGRLRIGYVSSDFGNHPTSHLMQSVPGLHDRAKVEIFCYALSPDDGTTFRSKIAREAEHFIDLSQVQCNGKAADKIYGDGIHILVNMNGYTKGARNEIFALRPAPVQVMWLGYPGTSGASYMDYLITDGVTSPVELASQYSEKMAYMPHTYFVGDHKQMFPHLQERLILSDKVKSHNNLGSVADNVAVINATDLSPLVETTDIKEIKEIVRAARPVEISLKVAELPTTTPIETMIASGQVQTSVNGVILQNGLATTQTNNKAATGEEVPQSIVITTRQQYGLPDDAVVYCNFNQLYKIDPLTLHMWVYILKNVPNSVLWLLRFPAVGEPNLQNTAQQLGLPPGRIIFSNVAAKEEHVRRGQLADVCLDTPLCNGHTTSMDILWTGTPVVTLPGETLASRVAASQLNTLGCPELIARTRIEYQDIAVRLGTDREYLKAIRAKVWAARTESPLFDCKAYATGLEMLYNKMWQRYARGDRPDHIKADK; from the exons ATGACACCATGTCTGCTGCAG GCTTGTTACTTGAAGGCAATAGAAACGAGGCCAGACTTTGCAGTAGCATGGAGTAACTTGGGATGCGTGTTTAACGCACAGAGCGAAATCTGGCTGGCCATTCACCACTTTGAGAAGGCCGTTGCACTAGATCCCAATTTCTTGGACGCTTACATTAATTTGGGAAATGTTCTCAAAGAAGCCAGAATTTTCGACAG GGCCGTTGCGGCGTATCTTCGTGCGTTGAATTTATCGCCAAATAATGCTGTGGTTCACGGCAATTTGGCGTGCGTTTACTATGAACAAGGACTGATTGACTTGGCAATTGACACGTATAGACGAGCCATTGAATTGCAACCGAACTTCCCTGACGCATATTGTAATTTAGCGAATGCACTAAAAGAGAAAGGACAAGTCGCCGATGCCGAAGAGTGTTACAACACAGCTCTAAGACTATGTCCCTCGCACGCCGACTCACTCAACAACTTGGCGAACATTAAACGTGAACAGGGATACATCGAGGAAGCGACTCGTTTGTACTTGAAAGCTTTGGAAGTATTCCCCGAATTTGCTGCAGCTCACAGCAATTTGGCTTCAGTTCTACAACAACAGGGCAAGCTAACTGAGGCTCTCATGCATTACAAAGAGGCGATACGAATTCAACCAACTTTCGCTGATGCGTACAGTAATATGGGCAATACGCTCAAAGAGATGCAGGATGTAGCGGGCGCACTGCAGTGTTACACCAGAGCTATTCAGATAAATCCTGCATTTGCTGACGCTCACAGCAATCTTGCTAGCATTCACAAAGACTCTGGGAACATTCCCGAAGCTATCCAGTCTTATAGGACGGCTTTGAAATTGAAACCAGATTTCCCCGATGCGTATTGCAATTTGGCTCATTGCTTGCAAATCGTGTGCGATTGGACCGACTACGAGTCGAGAATGAAGAAGCTTGTCAGTATTGTGGCCGAGCAACTCGAAAAGAACAGACTGCCATCTGTACATCCTCACCATTCTATGTTGTATCCTCTCACGCATGAATACAGAAAGGCTATCGCAGCCCGACATGCTAACCTTTGTCTTGAAAAAGTACAAGTTCTGCACAAACCACCATTCAAGTTCCCTCGTGAGTTGCAAGGACGACTCCGTATCGGTTACGTGAGCAGTGACTTTGGTAACCACCCGACCTCTCACTTGATGCAGTCGGTACCTGGTCTGCACGACCGCGCTAAGGTAGAAATCTTCTGCTACGCCCTGAGCCCTGATGACGGCACCACATTCCGATCTAAGATCGCCCGAGAGGCTGAACATTTTATTGACTTATCTCAAGTCCAATGTAACGGCAAAGCTGCCGATAAAATCTACGGCGACGGTATTCACATTCTCGTCAATATGAACGGCTACACAAAAGGAGCGCGGAACGAGATATTTGCGTTGCGGCCGGCCCCCGTACAAGTTATGTGGCTCGGATATCCCGGAACTAGTGGGGCTAGCTATATGGACTATTTAATCACGGATGGAGTGACGTCACCCGTGGAACTGGCGAGCCAATACAGCGAGAAAATGGCTTACATGCCGCACACGTACTTCGTGGGCGATCACAAGCAAATGTTCCCGCACTTGCAGGAACGACTCATTCTCAGCGACAAAGTGAAATCTCATAACAATTTAGGAAGCGTAGCCGACAATGTGGCGGTTATCAATGCTACGGATTTATCTCCTCTGGTGGAGACTACAGACATTAAAGAGATTAAAGAAATCGTACGAGCCGCTCGACCTGTTGAAATATCTTTGAAAGTAGCGGAACTGCCAACCACCACGCCTATTGAGACCATGATTGCTTCAGGACAAGTGCAg ACATCAGTAAACGGAGTGATTCTTCAGAACGGCTTAGCGACCACACAGACGAACAACAAGGCAGCAACTGGCGAGGAAGTGCCACAGTCTATCGTTATAACTACCCGCCAACAGTACGGACTTCCCGACGACGCAGTAGTGTACTGCAACTTCAACCAACTGTATAAGATCGACCCCTTGACACTGCATATGTGGGTGTATATACTGAAGAATGTGCCCAACAGTGTGTTGTGGCTACTACGCTTCCCCGCTGTTGGAGAACCCAATCTTCAGAATACTGCTCAACAATTAG GTCTGCCTCCTGGCCGCATTATCTTCTCAAACGTGGCTGCTAAAGAGGAGCATGTACGTCGCGGGCAGCTGGCCGATGTATGTCTGGACACGCCACTGTGTAACGGCCATACGACCAGCATGGACATTTTGTGGACTGGCACGCCTGTTGTCACGCTGCCTGGGGAGACGCTGGCTTCcag AGTGGCAGCATCTCAGTTGAACACACTTGGTTGTCCCGAGTTGATCGCGAGAACGAGGATAGAATATCAAGACATAGCTGTAAGACTAGGAACCGATAGGGAATA TTTAAAAGCAATCCGCGCTAAGGTTTGGGCCGCCCGCACCGAGAGTCCGCTGTTCGACTGCAAGGCGTACGCCACCGGCTTAGAAATGTTATACAATAAGATGTGGCAGAGGTACGCGCGAGGCGACCGCCCCGACCACATAAAGGCCGACAAATAG
- the LOC110370319 gene encoding protein inturned, translating into MIFFYYFYVIMNNYKGKATYESPCDSDNDWTNSSDDSKYSDSESSVPEWDSDVGEDGELVYIKTRINSETTDSKTPLLESCETFKLRNNFKRSSTRRSTKGRIFKVLKAHRSKNTEGALKSSIGILSADANKNVSTDDKNIIIQVSKSMIFSSEKNCQLEKLFGLSLETHADGKTLTVADFLTEARAIYTPKIKKGYYLSKINGVEVNSYNINNILQRVVEDHNSPRLTFQVPTEGHNVDLEKLLKSKNAPDNSLTHLLKESLCSVLYICCNDIEYNSNDDKGVLYCYPRPFNQNFLYNTRGAYVTLNHLAPKSLGTSEPTNSTVLHNNTLINVTYTSHYNDLLLVAFPNKQVDLFAAKRVIAQVVRLLEFLYGSLKTSFTKPNNVDKLDSLFARIFVTLVINNKGSKEDPIRNVGLYLEDVLAAHSVILPLEVRVQVDDAITELEAADYREWTDDVENFQRLYTVVGSCLYYSGHLLSSHLQDDDLKEINAYLQLNGILKLSSEKELEKLVIWKEVFINEHRTMNKNDGNEYRICDGRWFLLTVGKGHFILATLMEAGGCTEDAVGVTPPSPFYVEECESCLELLFDVGLNKYLATWYGSNLQPQVEIAPEYLTKYGRKIRDVNTLKPDSPLKTSTLKLSKLQSEKRRHNSSEQINVGSSTSDMNSMSSLTNYGSHHSLYGQSYNTAQKYRHSSLDVSYSEDSNSLKSNSEVSEERVQGRRADREQRNRRDSSGSESDWDKLDGSRTSGSMDMSDIRKSLLNEINQVPVQRITAGEENVLFHFVQLESEKGMLIAPVKNLELQANNVLYSYIVKTFRSACKRIHELLQHSIRFKKNHAPSNPLNKILVAVKEHGMLFQVPLDILSQCGVSKKNTEPYLFWVVGRVFSEPEPRELYLCYHESVPQDLTEVAYLLSYLE; encoded by the exons atgattttcttttattatttttatgtaattatgaaCAATTATAAAGGTAAAGCAACCTACGAAAGTCCCTGCGACTCAGATAATGATTGGACCAACTCATCTGATGACTCAAAGTATTCAGATTCCGAAAG ctCTGTACCTGAGTGGGATTCCGATGTTGGTGAAGATGGGGAATTAGTATacataaaaactagaataaatagTGAGACTACAGACAGCAAAACGCCTTTGTTAGAAAGTTGTGAAACCTTCAAACttagaaataactttaaaagatCCTCAACTAGGCGGTCTACGAaag GAAGGATATTCAAAGTATTAAAAGCACACAGGTCAAAAAATACAGAGGGTGCTTTAAAATCAAGTATTGGAATATTATCTGCAGATGCAAATAAGAATGTATCAACcgatgacaaaaatattattattcag GTTAGCAAAAGCATGATATTTAGTAGTGAAAAAAATTGCCAGTTGGAAAAACTCTTTGGCTTAAGCCTTGAGACTCATGCTGATGGCAAGACTTTGACAGTTGCAGATTTTTTAACAGAAGCCAGAGCTATTTACACTCCTAAGATCAAAAAGGGATATtacttatcaaaaataaatggtGTTGAAGTGAATTCTTATAACATCAATAATATTCTACAGAGGGTTGTTGAGGATCACAACAGTCCAAGGTTAACATTTCAAGTGCCAACAGAAGGTCATAATGTTGATTTGGAAAAGCTATTGAAGTCCAAAAATGCTCCAGATAATTCACTGACTCACTTATTGAAAGAGTCACTATGTTCAGTCCTTTACATATGTTGTAATGACATAGAATATAACAGTAATGATGACAAAGGAGTTCTTTACTGCTATCCAAGGCCTTTTAACCAGAACTTTTTATACAACACTAGAGGAGCCTATGTGACATTGAATCATTTAGCACCAAAGTCTTTGGGGACCAGTGAACCAACAAACTCAACTGTCCTCCATAATAATACTTTGATCAATGTAACTTACACTTCACATTACAATGATCTTTTGTTAGTGGCATTTCCAAACAAACAAGTTGATTTGTTTGCAGCTAAAAGAGTAATAGCTCAAGTAGTGAGACTGCTAGAGTTTCTATATGGTTCTCTTAAAACAAGCTTTACTAAACCTAATAATGTTGACAAATTGGATAGTTTATTTGCCCGTATTTTCGTCACTTTGGTAATAAACAATAAGGGGAGCAAAGAGGATCCTATAAGGAATGTGGGTCTGTATTTAGAAGACGTCTTAGCTGCTCATTCAGTTATACTGCCTTTAGAAGTAAGGGTGCAAGTTGATGATGCAATAACTGAATTGGAAGCTGCTGATTATCGTGAATGG ACAGATGATGTAGAAAACTTTCAAAGACTGTACACAGTTGTTGGATCCTGCTTATACTATTCAGGTCATTTGTTGAGTTCACACTTGCAAGATGATGACTTGAAGGAAATCAATGCATATTTACAATTGAATGGCATTTTGAAGCTGAGCTCAGAAAAGGAGCTAGAGAAACTTGTAATTTGGAAAGAGGTTTTTATCAATGAACACAGAACTATGAACAAGAATGATGGAAATGAGTATAG GATTTGTGATGGGCGCTGGTTTCTCCTTACTGTTGGTAAGGGTCATTTCATACTGGCAACACTGATGGAAGCCGGTGGCTGTACAGAGGAT GCTGTTGGAGTAACACCACCATCACCATTTTATGTTGAAGAATGTGAGAGTTGTTTAGAGTTACTTTTTGATGTTGGACTGAATAAATATCTGGCAACATGGTATGGTTCCAATTTACAGCCTCAAGTAGAAATTGCACCAGAGTATCTTACCAagtatggaagaaaaataaGGGATGTTAACA CGCTGAAACCAGACTCGCCACTCAAAACCTCAACTCTGAAACTATCAAAATTACAATCAGAAAAACGCCGTCACAATTCTTCTGAACAAATCAACGTGGGTTCAAGTACAAGTGACATGAACTCTATGAGTTCTCTCACTAACTATGGTAGCCATCACAGTTTGTATGGACAATCATACAACACGGCACAAAAATACAGACATTCTAGCTTAGATGTCAGCTATTCTGAAGATTCTAATAGCTTGAAAAGTAATAG cGAAGTAAGCGAAGAGCGCGTACAAGGTCGGAGAGCGGATAGGGAACAACGAAATCGAAGGGACTCTTCAGGCTCAGAATCAGATTGGGATAAACTG GATGGGAGTAGAACAAGTGGCAGTATGGACATGTCAGATATCAGGAAGTCCttattgaatgaaattaatcaaGTTCCTGTACAGAG AATTACAGCAGgagaagaaaatgttttattccaCTTTGTTCAGTTGGAATCCGAGAAGGGAATGCTAATTGCGCCAGTGAAGAATTTAGAATTGCAAGCCAACAATGTACTCTATTCTTACATAGTTAAGACATTTAGATCAGCTTGTAAGCGAATACATGAGCTGTTGCAACATAGTATAAG ATTTAAGAAGAATCACGCGCCATCGAACCCGTTGAACAAAATTCTGGTAGCTGTGAAAGAACATGGAATGTTATTTCAAGTGCCTCTCGATATTCTAAGCCAATGCGGCGTCAGCAAGAAGAACACCGAACCATACCTGTTCTGGGTTGTTGG cCGAGTTTTCAGTGAACCAGAGCCAAGAGAATTATATTTGTGTTATCATGAGTCTGTGCCTCAAGATCTCACTGAAGTAGCATATTTGCTGTCGTACTTagaataa